The following coding sequences are from one Bradyrhizobium septentrionale window:
- a CDS encoding UvrD-helicase domain-containing protein, with protein MTDMGPISVVSAGAGTGKTWRLSTEYVNVAQNGASPARIIATTFTIKAAAELVERVRARLIQEGYAEAAQSALAGLVGTVNSVCGRLVSDFAIDGGLSPVAEVIPPEMANSLFGLATEEAIQQFSPKIDPIAERLRQDDWRKTVLDIVNLARGSGLVPTQFADFALKSWQGIEPLLAPVAANETAADLDRALVEAIRSCISQIDAGGDVTKTTKDALTTLRRIASQMSNGRPLAWDAWARISKLKAAKASEPFLQTVRAIAAHHPTHPRLHADLREFIDLVFSCAADALDHFSEFKRARGLLDFTDQEALALELLRQPEVRARMRERFDLLMVDEFQDTSPIQLAVFLEMAKAVKRSLGAAIRSKPSLAFGRPILRS; from the coding sequence ATGACCGATATGGGGCCGATCTCCGTTGTCAGTGCTGGAGCTGGTACTGGAAAGACATGGCGACTAAGTACGGAATATGTGAACGTCGCCCAGAACGGCGCGTCTCCGGCGCGCATCATTGCGACGACTTTCACCATCAAGGCAGCCGCCGAGTTGGTGGAACGAGTCCGCGCTCGCCTTATTCAAGAGGGCTACGCCGAAGCGGCTCAAAGCGCGCTAGCCGGACTAGTCGGCACCGTGAACAGCGTCTGCGGCCGCTTGGTAAGTGACTTCGCAATCGACGGGGGCCTTTCGCCGGTCGCCGAGGTAATCCCACCGGAGATGGCCAATTCTCTTTTCGGTTTGGCAACCGAGGAAGCGATCCAACAATTCTCGCCAAAGATAGACCCGATCGCGGAACGCCTGCGGCAAGACGACTGGCGAAAGACCGTATTGGACATCGTCAATCTGGCGCGTGGAAGCGGCTTGGTACCAACGCAATTTGCCGACTTTGCCCTTAAATCTTGGCAGGGCATCGAACCACTTCTTGCCCCGGTCGCCGCCAATGAAACCGCGGCCGATCTTGACCGCGCCTTGGTCGAGGCCATTCGGAGTTGCATCTCGCAGATCGACGCGGGCGGCGACGTGACCAAGACAACAAAAGACGCTTTGACAACGCTACGCCGGATCGCGTCTCAGATGTCGAATGGACGTCCCTTGGCGTGGGACGCATGGGCGCGGATTTCAAAGCTCAAAGCTGCGAAGGCATCCGAACCCTTCCTTCAGACGGTTAGGGCGATTGCCGCGCATCATCCGACGCATCCACGTCTGCACGCCGACCTTCGCGAATTCATCGATCTCGTTTTTTCCTGCGCGGCAGATGCGCTTGATCATTTCTCGGAGTTCAAGCGGGCTCGCGGGCTCCTCGACTTTACGGACCAGGAGGCGCTCGCCCTTGAGCTCCTTCGACAGCCCGAGGTGCGCGCTCGGATGCGGGAGCGATTCGACCTTTTGATGGTCGATGAATTTCAGGACACCAGCCCTATACAGCTGGCGGTATTCCTAGAGATGGCAAAAGCCGTCAAGCGCTCGCTTGGGGCGGCGATCAGAAGCAAGCCATCTTTGGCTTTCGGCAGACCGATCCTGCGCTCGTAA
- a CDS encoding 3'-5' exonuclease, with amino-acid sequence MIEKIRPATGGAEESLDTSRRSRPSLVRFANAVFGAAFPPKGVPADKVVIPNFHRPEPPGFGAALHHWKLDGKNWPSALQALGGRIQSMLASPAATPVINRADGTSRPLKPSDIAILCRQNERCKAVADVLGALGIPAAMPRNGLLDTVEAVLAVAALRYLVDPADSLAVAELAHFNEGNGNWLAVWLTKGAGVVKSQCEAIVALDEKRDNLAHLTPAEALETAIAAARIDQLVHRWDRPGERLANLDALRKVALLYEDACRATRGAATAAGLVAYLSKGLENGGERPAFEGDDAVRVLTYHRAKGLEWPVVILLDLQDGAKRSPFGVYSESPAGGLDPWNPLAGRWIRFWPWPYGDQEKDVHLDATASASPQAQARTEAELAELVRLLYVGMTRARDYLVFATRPSASSSWIDILTRADGTPVLTLPATDGETQVNVDGETFTMVVRSAGLTPAAAVQDEAPAVAWFAPLPLSGEPPKFPPARLSPSAASQDNNDHRAPIADTPIEIGRRLPISGNHDMRLLGEAVHGFLAADRINRPLAEREAMAKEALDRWGVGGALLPASLIEASKRLDRFITDRWPEARRHHELPVFSRIGDQRASGRIDLLLETAEGFVIIDHKSFPGAPDTWVEKAKEFSPQLALYSQMIAQATGSPVLYSFIHMPIVGAVIGIGSNLSPLIQASPTSIF; translated from the coding sequence GTGATCGAGAAAATTAGGCCGGCGACAGGGGGCGCCGAGGAATCCCTCGATACGTCACGGCGCTCGCGTCCCAGTCTGGTCCGATTTGCAAATGCTGTCTTCGGCGCGGCATTTCCGCCAAAGGGTGTCCCCGCCGACAAAGTCGTAATCCCGAACTTCCATCGGCCCGAGCCGCCTGGCTTCGGGGCGGCCTTGCACCATTGGAAGTTAGATGGGAAGAACTGGCCGTCCGCGCTGCAAGCCCTGGGCGGGCGTATTCAGTCAATGCTGGCATCGCCAGCTGCAACCCCGGTAATCAACCGCGCGGACGGAACAAGCCGACCACTGAAGCCGAGCGATATAGCCATCCTTTGTCGTCAGAATGAACGCTGCAAGGCCGTTGCCGATGTGCTTGGCGCCTTAGGCATCCCCGCTGCGATGCCGAGAAACGGTCTCCTCGATACAGTGGAGGCAGTTCTGGCAGTTGCAGCGTTGCGCTACTTGGTTGACCCCGCGGACTCGTTGGCTGTTGCCGAGCTTGCCCATTTCAACGAAGGCAATGGCAACTGGCTGGCCGTCTGGTTGACGAAGGGCGCCGGTGTGGTGAAGTCCCAATGCGAGGCGATCGTCGCTCTCGACGAAAAACGCGACAACCTCGCCCATCTGACACCTGCGGAGGCGCTAGAAACAGCAATCGCTGCGGCCCGCATCGACCAGCTCGTCCACCGGTGGGACCGCCCGGGCGAGCGGCTAGCGAATTTAGATGCGCTCCGTAAAGTTGCGCTTTTGTACGAGGATGCCTGTCGAGCCACGCGTGGCGCCGCCACGGCTGCCGGGTTGGTCGCGTATCTCTCGAAGGGCTTGGAGAACGGCGGTGAGCGTCCAGCCTTTGAAGGTGACGATGCCGTGCGCGTGCTCACCTATCATCGCGCCAAAGGCCTGGAATGGCCAGTCGTGATCTTGCTTGACCTCCAAGATGGAGCGAAGCGCTCGCCCTTCGGAGTTTACTCGGAATCGCCTGCCGGCGGATTGGATCCCTGGAACCCATTAGCAGGACGTTGGATTCGATTTTGGCCGTGGCCGTATGGTGACCAGGAGAAGGACGTACATCTCGACGCCACGGCGTCTGCCAGTCCACAGGCTCAGGCTCGAACCGAAGCTGAGCTCGCCGAGCTTGTTAGACTCCTCTATGTGGGGATGACCCGGGCGCGAGATTATTTGGTATTCGCTACCCGACCATCTGCGTCATCGTCTTGGATAGACATCCTGACGCGAGCAGACGGCACGCCCGTCCTGACGCTGCCGGCAACAGATGGCGAAACCCAGGTGAATGTCGACGGCGAAACCTTCACCATGGTGGTGCGGTCTGCAGGTCTTACCCCAGCAGCCGCTGTTCAGGATGAGGCTCCTGCTGTCGCCTGGTTCGCTCCACTCCCTCTTTCGGGAGAGCCGCCTAAATTTCCTCCAGCGCGGCTGTCGCCGAGTGCTGCCTCGCAAGACAATAACGACCATCGCGCCCCTATCGCCGATACACCGATCGAAATCGGACGGCGCTTGCCCATCAGCGGTAACCATGACATGCGCCTCCTTGGAGAGGCGGTTCACGGCTTCCTCGCGGCCGACCGCATCAACCGACCATTAGCAGAGCGCGAGGCCATGGCGAAAGAAGCACTCGATCGCTGGGGCGTCGGCGGGGCCTTATTACCCGCGTCACTAATCGAAGCCAGCAAAAGACTCGACCGCTTTATCACGGATCGCTGGCCCGAAGCCCGGCGGCATCATGAGCTGCCTGTGTTCAGCCGTATCGGCGATCAACGCGCTAGCGGCCGAATTGACCTGTTGCTTGAGACGGCTGAGGGTTTCGTGATCATCGATCACAAGTCATTCCCGGGTGCGCCAGACACCTGGGTCGAAAAGGCGAAGGAATTTTCGCCTCAACTCGCCCTGTACAGTCAAATGATCGCCCAGGCGACGGGAAGCCCCGTGTTGTATAGCTTCATTCACATGCCGATTGTGGGCGCAGTTATTGGCATAGGATCGAATTTATCGCCTTTGATCCAAGCAAGCCCGACGAGCATTTTCTAA
- a CDS encoding exonuclease SbcCD subunit D: MIRILHTADWHLGQMLRGFSREHEHRRVFEGLEAIVVEHDVDALIIAGDVFENQNPSGEAQRLFYDTLVRLSRARPRMTTVIVAGNHDAAGRLEAPRPLLEAFNIRVVGNVRRPNGRIEASRHCVPITDETGAVAAHVLAVSYPTAACLPNLTRLDGEAGSPIVAGVRSLYSELLDTLRPQMDGLPFIATGHLHVAGGIESEGAERRILVGGQHAVPHDVFPVEASYVALGHLHKAQAVGRDSVRYSGSLIPLSATEQPYHHGVTLVKLDGAQAVSEDIPISRPVPFLRLPEAGDMHLNELGDYLSALDLQPDLAMDERPFVQIRIAREGLSPGFREEIDRIAESFPVRIVDVRVTAMPDELNKAVIADPLIRLADRDPEDVFKLAFERAFGVAPEAAHLEVFHRARAEA; the protein is encoded by the coding sequence ATGATCCGTATCTTGCACACGGCTGATTGGCATCTCGGCCAGATGCTCCGGGGATTTTCCCGCGAGCATGAGCACCGCAGAGTTTTCGAGGGCCTTGAAGCGATCGTCGTCGAGCATGATGTAGACGCGCTCATTATTGCCGGCGACGTATTTGAAAATCAGAATCCTTCCGGAGAGGCGCAGCGGCTTTTTTACGACACCCTCGTGAGACTTAGTCGCGCTAGGCCGCGAATGACAACTGTGATCGTCGCCGGCAACCACGACGCCGCTGGTCGGCTGGAGGCGCCTCGGCCTTTGCTGGAGGCGTTTAACATCCGTGTGGTTGGAAATGTTCGGCGGCCCAATGGTCGGATCGAGGCGTCGCGTCATTGCGTGCCGATCACGGATGAGACCGGCGCGGTTGCGGCTCATGTCCTCGCGGTCTCCTACCCCACGGCCGCCTGCCTTCCCAACTTGACGCGGTTGGATGGCGAGGCGGGTTCGCCGATCGTGGCCGGCGTGCGCTCCCTTTATAGCGAACTGCTCGATACGTTACGCCCGCAGATGGACGGTTTGCCGTTTATCGCTACAGGCCATCTTCACGTCGCCGGCGGCATCGAGTCGGAGGGCGCCGAGCGGCGGATATTGGTGGGCGGTCAGCACGCCGTGCCGCATGATGTGTTCCCAGTGGAAGCGAGCTACGTGGCGCTCGGCCATCTGCACAAAGCTCAGGCCGTTGGACGAGATTCGGTCCGCTATTCGGGTTCACTCATTCCGTTGTCGGCCACGGAGCAGCCGTATCATCATGGCGTAACCCTTGTGAAGCTCGACGGGGCGCAGGCTGTGTCTGAAGATATCCCCATCAGCAGACCAGTTCCCTTCCTTCGACTCCCAGAGGCCGGCGATATGCACCTGAACGAGCTTGGCGATTATCTCAGTGCCCTGGATCTCCAGCCAGATCTGGCGATGGACGAGCGACCATTTGTCCAGATCCGCATCGCTCGCGAAGGGCTTTCACCTGGGTTTCGGGAGGAGATCGACCGAATTGCCGAGAGCTTTCCCGTCCGCATCGTCGATGTTCGCGTCACCGCGATGCCCGACGAGCTTAATAAGGCGGTGATCGCCGATCCCTTGATCAGGCTAGCGGACCGGGACCCGGAGGATGTGTTCAAGCTTGCGTTCGAACGTGCGTTCGGCGTGGCGCCGGAAGCTGCGCATCTCGAGGTCTTCCATCGTGCGCGTGCGGAGGCCTGA
- a CDS encoding AAA family ATPase: MRILAIRGANLASLAAPFEIDLAAGPLAGSGLFAITGETGAGKSTILDALCLALYGEYPRVSIGRRENAPDPSGEAISIHDGRAILRRGAGGGYAEVDFVGQDGERYRVRWEANRARARANGRLQNEQRALFRLDDGSAVATGKTQVREAVEARTDLTFDQFRRTVLLAQGEFDTFLLAAESERAELLEKITGTEIYAAISVRIHEGTEARRRGVEQLEQSRSDIGLLDDDGRQRRLEEQSQLAEAIAQKVAERDHDIGRLDHFKRVATARSDLNQAEVQAAVAGSAREAAADEYRSLAELDLVEPLRPLSVDLDNARWTAVAAATRLGELLIAREDSRAIDEAAATQLSDATTADGAAEDIFKHFGPLWSEAEKLDAELATARIEFNDATEKSQQAETVLRNHVDALAAIDHTLAQTAEWHRIATAQLKGQSSCALLADRLDDATALLDKRVILKRDGAAAAFGVAEVGRTVASLELEIAELSEKLAVDRDRKEGFTRDIGGRRSSLAAIDEAVLYERDTSLQRVLDAVREASAVCGQHIRASADLARGVSALAAAAQEVSTASGQIAVAESEQLRDRTARAEIEPLADLADEAVSPEAAHLRSMLAPDAACPVCGSTDHPHLLNPSALNDMVAAIRRRRQELDAALDATSLRVSVATRALAAAEVRQSEAKRGIDAARSQVSAAEDVYSGQRSLLRDLCAKAGLVASMPIVPDAQGASELAALAVTASVERTAASVPLADARRLRTEIDDLQREHDVLGVMIESMIRNIEERRSRLHAAQLTFKEHTVRGADIAERLGSIDREIAPFLAAADRTAEQLDADPEGVAACLSTVAHEYDALRKQVGELDLTLQRLAPDRAAAAASLEHAGKQVTESAARLNQRRSVVDEKMLDRTKLLDGEATASHRTRINEFRRTAREALAAAREAKSTTAAAFQAACARCEEAVSALEVATLRRASAEDAFNAACQSVERSSDQVAALISTDQAVCRALRARIKEIDRALIDASAAVLTRQSDLSRALEEFDETTDAEALTAAVAVLTTAIGGLHQRAGALSAVLLRDDEARRAATTLSVEIDTAKAELAIWQSVSDAVGSATGDRFRRFVQGITLDHLIQLANDHLSALSPRYLLARGAASDLTLQISDRDMGDELRATRSLSGGERFLVSLALALALSGLEGRASFVDTLFIDEGFGSLDAETLDMAVDALETLQGRGRKVGVITHVAAMIDRIAVQVRVEKRGAGRSDIRITDGLRDQSERFNG, translated from the coding sequence ATGCGCATCCTTGCAATCCGGGGCGCAAATCTGGCTAGTCTTGCGGCGCCGTTCGAAATCGATCTGGCGGCCGGCCCGCTTGCCGGTTCGGGCCTATTCGCGATCACAGGCGAGACGGGCGCCGGGAAATCCACTATTCTCGATGCGCTGTGCCTTGCGCTCTATGGCGAATATCCACGTGTCTCTATCGGCCGTCGGGAGAATGCTCCCGATCCCAGCGGGGAGGCGATCTCCATTCATGACGGCCGCGCGATCCTGCGCCGCGGGGCCGGCGGCGGATATGCTGAGGTGGATTTCGTCGGACAAGATGGAGAGCGCTACCGCGTCCGATGGGAAGCCAATCGTGCGCGCGCCCGTGCAAATGGACGGCTCCAAAATGAACAGCGTGCGCTATTTCGCCTTGATGACGGCAGCGCCGTGGCAACGGGTAAGACCCAGGTTCGCGAAGCTGTAGAAGCGCGGACTGACCTTACATTCGATCAGTTCCGGCGAACTGTGCTTCTCGCCCAGGGCGAATTTGATACGTTCTTGCTCGCGGCCGAGAGCGAACGTGCCGAATTGCTTGAGAAGATAACCGGTACGGAGATCTACGCCGCAATCTCGGTTCGTATTCATGAAGGCACGGAAGCGCGTCGGAGAGGTGTCGAGCAGCTTGAGCAGTCACGCAGCGACATCGGCCTTCTCGACGACGATGGCAGACAGCGGCGACTTGAAGAGCAAAGCCAGCTCGCTGAAGCCATCGCCCAAAAGGTTGCAGAGCGCGATCACGACATTGGGCGACTGGATCATTTCAAGCGTGTCGCTACCGCCCGAAGCGATCTCAATCAGGCGGAGGTCCAAGCAGCGGTTGCGGGATCGGCGCGTGAGGCCGCTGCGGATGAGTATCGTTCCTTGGCCGAACTCGATTTGGTCGAACCGCTCCGTCCATTGTCCGTAGATCTGGATAACGCCCGGTGGACTGCTGTCGCAGCCGCGACAAGGCTCGGCGAGTTGCTTATCGCGCGCGAAGACTCGCGGGCGATCGACGAGGCGGCAGCGACTCAACTGTCGGACGCGACCACGGCCGACGGCGCCGCGGAAGACATCTTCAAGCACTTTGGTCCCCTCTGGAGCGAAGCGGAAAAACTCGACGCGGAGCTCGCAACGGCCCGGATCGAGTTCAACGACGCGACGGAGAAATCGCAGCAGGCTGAGACGGTCCTTCGGAATCACGTGGATGCGCTCGCAGCAATTGATCACACTCTTGCCCAGACGGCCGAATGGCACCGCATAGCAACGGCGCAACTGAAGGGTCAATCTAGTTGCGCCCTTCTTGCCGATCGCCTCGACGACGCGACGGCCCTGTTAGACAAGCGGGTCATACTGAAACGTGACGGCGCCGCGGCGGCCTTCGGCGTAGCTGAAGTCGGAAGGACCGTGGCGAGCTTAGAACTCGAAATAGCGGAGCTTTCAGAGAAGCTCGCTGTGGATCGCGATCGAAAAGAGGGCTTCACTCGTGACATCGGCGGCCGCCGAAGCAGTCTTGCTGCAATCGACGAAGCTGTGCTGTACGAACGTGACACGAGCCTGCAGCGCGTTCTTGATGCCGTTCGTGAGGCGAGTGCTGTCTGTGGGCAGCACATTCGCGCATCGGCGGATCTGGCTCGCGGTGTTTCGGCGCTTGCCGCCGCAGCGCAGGAGGTAAGCACGGCTAGCGGCCAGATCGCTGTCGCTGAGTCCGAACAACTCCGCGATCGAACGGCCCGCGCCGAAATCGAGCCGCTCGCTGACCTTGCCGACGAAGCCGTCTCGCCGGAGGCGGCCCACTTGCGCAGTATGTTGGCCCCGGATGCAGCCTGCCCCGTGTGCGGCAGCACAGATCATCCCCATCTTTTAAACCCCAGCGCGCTGAACGACATGGTCGCGGCGATCCGCCGCCGTCGCCAGGAACTAGATGCGGCGCTGGACGCGACAAGCCTGCGCGTTAGCGTAGCCACACGCGCGCTCGCTGCAGCCGAGGTGCGGCAGTCCGAGGCAAAGCGAGGAATTGACGCCGCGCGCAGCCAAGTGTCTGCGGCCGAGGATGTTTATAGTGGGCAAAGATCGTTGCTGCGAGACCTCTGCGCAAAGGCGGGATTGGTGGCTAGTATGCCGATCGTACCGGACGCGCAAGGAGCGTCCGAATTGGCGGCGCTAGCAGTGACAGCAAGCGTGGAGCGGACCGCAGCCAGCGTTCCGCTTGCAGACGCCAGACGTCTCCGGACAGAGATTGATGATTTGCAGCGAGAGCACGACGTGCTCGGTGTGATGATCGAATCGATGATCCGGAACATCGAGGAACGGCGATCGAGACTTCATGCCGCGCAGTTGACGTTCAAGGAACACACGGTTCGGGGAGCGGATATTGCTGAGCGTCTCGGCTCTATCGATCGCGAAATCGCCCCATTTCTCGCCGCAGCGGATAGAACAGCCGAGCAGCTCGACGCCGATCCCGAGGGCGTGGCCGCCTGCCTCTCGACGGTCGCCCATGAGTACGACGCCTTGCGTAAGCAAGTTGGCGAGCTCGATCTGACGTTGCAGCGATTAGCGCCTGATCGTGCAGCCGCCGCCGCTTCGCTGGAACATGCCGGAAAACAGGTGACGGAGTCGGCAGCCCGGCTTAATCAACGTCGTTCTGTTGTAGACGAGAAGATGCTTGACCGGACCAAGCTGCTTGATGGCGAGGCGACGGCCAGTCACCGTACCCGTATCAACGAATTCCGTCGAACAGCTCGCGAAGCCCTAGCAGCGGCGCGCGAGGCAAAATCCACGACCGCCGCCGCGTTCCAAGCGGCCTGCGCCCGCTGCGAGGAAGCCGTCTCTGCATTGGAGGTCGCGACGCTGCGTCGCGCGTCGGCCGAAGATGCTTTCAACGCCGCCTGTCAGAGTGTTGAACGATCGTCTGATCAGGTTGCCGCGCTCATTTCCACCGATCAAGCCGTGTGCCGAGCGCTGCGGGCGCGAATTAAAGAGATAGACCGGGCTCTGATTGATGCCAGTGCGGCGGTCCTGACGCGCCAGAGCGACCTCAGCAGGGCTCTTGAAGAGTTCGACGAGACAACCGACGCGGAGGCGTTGACCGCCGCCGTTGCAGTGCTGACGACGGCAATCGGGGGCTTGCACCAACGCGCCGGAGCGCTTTCAGCTGTGCTGTTGCGAGACGACGAGGCGCGCCGCGCTGCCACAACCCTGTCGGTAGAAATCGACACAGCGAAAGCCGAGCTAGCGATTTGGCAATCCGTCAGTGATGCTGTCGGCTCGGCCACTGGCGATCGCTTTCGTCGATTCGTACAGGGCATCACGCTCGATCATCTAATCCAGCTGGCCAATGATCACCTCAGCGCATTAAGCCCACGGTATCTGCTTGCGCGAGGAGCTGCGTCCGACCTAACGCTGCAGATCAGCGATCGCGACATGGGCGACGAGCTCCGTGCGACACGAAGCCTCTCCGGTGGCGAACGCTTCCTCGTCTCTTTGGCGCTTGCGCTCGCGCTCTCGGGTCTTGAGGGCCGTGCATCGTTTGTCGATACGCTGTTCATCGATGAAGGCTTTGGATCGCTCGATGCGGAGACCCTCGATATGGCGGTGGACGCGTTGGAAACATTGCAAGGGCGCGGCCGGAAGGTGGGCGTCATCACGCACGTCGCCGCCATGATCGATCGTATTGCGGTGCAAGTGCGTGTCGAGAAGCGTGGTGCAGGACGCTCCGATATTCGAATCACGGACGGATTGCGCGATCAAAGTGAGAGATTTAACGGATAG
- a CDS encoding AAA family ATPase has protein sequence MADALYFIQTLGLTGFRAFLQPKTFDFSKKRCLAIFAPNGNGKSSVIDALEFMFSKDGTLDRLGLRTINNNAGFVALAHNLAEEAKLAPSVTIGFATGGTVTSGSRSAAGAKRPMPAIVVTVSGCLAVSPIIRGHVLRTFVEAHTPEQRYTDVATWLQLGPLVEVQKNIRALRSQIKAAADDRTAQQRVDGQLAKETANAVTAWDGPEVLVHANTVLLAPLDKVLVLKALDVSDPAYVELTNRAKAEEHQVGLAGLRQIRQAAATLWNEVLDEESGKTVVAGAVPMFETGAADLSKAVKAEVDERGKAASSAFQTLWKAAEPFFTEGGPSPEACPICMTPITETKAGSADGIRAHVAKHLEELADYAAAKSALNSANLAANKAHTLLVAALPGIAGLLGDAEGELKAKLASYRAAVEVWSSGDPPASAAVVAAISALLGKLGTKIADIEAKQGDQTYAKAKVKIDRLLELQAERLLAIRTQEELRSLSEALTAQATTISGEIRKKVQALLDKLQTPMNNIYKVIQGAGAAPIRLELPAEDDTNQQRLNLVIDFAKNRPGVQPGGYLSDSQIHSVALALRLAAIKQFNPSAPIIALDDIVTSYDADHRRTIGSLVAAMFSDCQILVTTHDERFFNYLKDQLEAKDWHFTRIIGLDPAYGPRFADHKVSDEMIETRWAEGQFAANEMRQAEEEWLLGICRDFGVSVRIRPLERAYSYERSELASALASFLRDAKLDPKPIAGINNRFLTSLQKGEIENFGSHFQDGPYGDGSIGDERARWDEFKAFRKQFACPKCERTRFQRPFTLKKPVCAHAGCEAQFEFLAVAPSAPVAKGTV, from the coding sequence ATGGCTGACGCGCTCTATTTCATTCAGACCCTTGGCCTCACTGGATTTCGGGCTTTCCTACAACCGAAGACGTTCGATTTCAGCAAGAAACGGTGCCTCGCGATTTTCGCGCCGAACGGCAATGGCAAATCCAGTGTAATAGACGCACTGGAGTTCATGTTCTCGAAGGACGGGACGCTCGATCGGCTGGGCCTTCGGACGATCAACAACAATGCGGGTTTTGTCGCTCTGGCGCACAATCTCGCTGAAGAGGCCAAGCTCGCGCCGAGCGTTACCATTGGCTTCGCCACCGGCGGCACTGTTACGAGCGGAAGCCGGTCGGCTGCTGGTGCGAAGCGACCAATGCCGGCCATCGTCGTGACGGTGAGTGGATGCCTCGCGGTCAGTCCAATCATCCGGGGACACGTGCTGAGGACATTCGTGGAGGCCCACACCCCCGAGCAGCGCTACACTGACGTTGCGACCTGGTTGCAGCTTGGGCCGCTGGTCGAGGTTCAGAAGAACATCCGCGCGCTGCGATCGCAGATTAAGGCCGCGGCCGATGATCGGACCGCGCAACAACGTGTAGATGGGCAGCTCGCCAAGGAGACCGCCAACGCCGTCACTGCGTGGGACGGGCCGGAGGTTCTGGTTCACGCCAACACCGTCCTCCTTGCGCCTCTCGACAAGGTACTCGTGCTGAAGGCGTTAGATGTTTCCGATCCTGCCTACGTTGAACTGACCAACCGCGCGAAGGCAGAAGAGCACCAGGTCGGACTCGCCGGTCTGCGCCAAATCAGGCAGGCTGCGGCGACTCTCTGGAACGAGGTTCTCGATGAGGAGAGCGGCAAAACCGTTGTCGCTGGCGCTGTACCGATGTTTGAGACCGGTGCGGCTGATCTGTCGAAGGCGGTAAAGGCCGAGGTGGACGAACGCGGAAAAGCTGCAAGCTCTGCCTTTCAGACTTTGTGGAAGGCTGCAGAGCCGTTTTTCACCGAAGGCGGCCCGAGCCCGGAGGCATGTCCGATCTGCATGACTCCAATCACCGAGACCAAGGCCGGAAGCGCAGATGGCATCCGCGCGCATGTGGCCAAGCACCTCGAAGAGTTAGCCGATTATGCCGCCGCTAAGTCGGCACTGAATAGCGCCAACCTAGCGGCGAACAAAGCTCATACCCTGTTGGTGGCGGCGTTGCCGGGGATTGCCGGTCTTCTCGGGGATGCGGAGGGAGAGCTGAAGGCCAAGCTTGCAAGCTATCGAGCCGCCGTTGAAGTCTGGTCGTCCGGGGATCCGCCTGCTTCCGCCGCTGTCGTTGCGGCGATATCCGCACTGCTAGGCAAACTGGGAACGAAGATAGCTGACATCGAGGCCAAGCAGGGTGATCAAACCTACGCCAAGGCCAAGGTGAAGATTGACCGCTTGCTGGAGTTGCAGGCCGAGCGGTTGCTAGCAATTCGGACTCAGGAGGAGTTGAGAAGCCTCTCAGAGGCCTTGACGGCGCAAGCGACGACGATCTCAGGCGAGATCCGCAAGAAGGTCCAGGCGCTGCTCGATAAGCTGCAGACGCCGATGAACAATATCTACAAGGTAATCCAGGGCGCAGGAGCAGCCCCCATCCGTCTGGAGTTGCCGGCTGAAGACGATACCAACCAGCAACGGCTCAATTTGGTAATCGACTTCGCGAAGAACCGGCCTGGAGTTCAGCCGGGTGGGTATCTCAGCGATTCCCAGATTCATTCGGTGGCGCTGGCGCTACGGCTGGCGGCAATCAAGCAGTTCAACCCCTCCGCCCCGATCATCGCACTCGACGACATCGTCACTTCGTATGACGCGGATCATCGCCGCACGATCGGTAGCCTTGTCGCTGCAATGTTCAGCGATTGCCAGATCCTTGTCACCACGCATGATGAGCGCTTCTTCAATTATTTGAAGGATCAGCTTGAGGCAAAGGACTGGCATTTCACGCGCATCATCGGTCTCGATCCAGCGTATGGGCCGCGCTTTGCAGATCACAAGGTGAGCGACGAGATGATCGAGACGCGCTGGGCCGAAGGTCAATTCGCAGCAAATGAGATGCGGCAGGCCGAGGAAGAATGGTTGCTCGGAATTTGCCGTGACTTCGGCGTGAGCGTCCGGATTCGACCTCTGGAGAGAGCCTATTCCTATGAACGGAGCGAACTCGCTTCGGCACTCGCGAGTTTTCTCAGGGATGCGAAGTTGGATCCCAAACCCATCGCCGGCATCAACAACCGCTTCCTGACCAGTCTACAGAAGGGTGAGATCGAGAATTTTGGAAGCCATTTTCAGGATGGCCCCTACGGCGATGGCTCGATCGGCGATGAGCGTGCAAGGTGGGATGAATTCAAAGCGTTCCGTAAGCAATTCGCCTGCCCGAAATGTGAGCGCACCAGGTTTCAAAGGCCATTCACTCTCAAGAAGCCGGTCTGTGCGCATGCCGGATGTGAGGCGCAGTTCGAGTTCCTTGCCGTCGCGCCGTCGGCGCCGGTCGCGAAGGGAACGGTATAG